The Cervus elaphus chromosome 9, mCerEla1.1, whole genome shotgun sequence genomic interval AAATGGGACACAAATTCACATGCATGTCAGAGGATACCTCTATCACTCAGGTACACTCTGTGGCTTCCCATTGCCCTAGTTCACTATGAGCCTGGACAACCTGGCCAAGTCAGCAGACAAGGTGCACGCTGCTCCATCCAAGAACCCACACTCACAACCCCCCTGGAGACcccccctgcctgacccccatCAATTCACTGGCATGGGCCAAGAGCCTCTGAGGGCCTCACCTGCTTCTGCCTGGTCCCATGGCTCCTCTGAGCAGTCATCCAGAATGCAGGACATGTTTCTGGCCCCAAGGGCCTTTTtcaattctaaaataaaacagaaaccccTGGGCCCATGCGGACAAACCCTGTAATCCCAGGGCTTCCATGAATTTTCCCAGAGAGGCCACAAGAGGGCAAAGGATGGGGGATGTATCTCAACCAGGAACCCTAAAGGAATGGCTCATACCAACCTATGTCCACATCTGTACCCATGGGAGACATTGCTAGCCAATCTTCACACCTTCACTGAGCCTTAATGCGACCTACTCTACCTTCCAGCACAGCACTTCAAACAGACATCACAAATCAATTCAGGATGGAAACCCCGCCCCCAACTACCCACCATACCCCACCCACATGACCTGTAAAGCCTCTAGGAATAGAAACTTGTTTTCTAAAAAATTGTTTCCACAGGATAgcctttttccatttaaaatgtcCCCTATTCTAAGATAACCGGGTTCTTTTTGTTTGGCCATGCACAGAACAAGGAAACTTCTTACCCTTACTTCCTGGCTCCCATAACTTTGCTATCTCTGAGTTTCTCCTCTGAGATTCTCTGAGTTTCTTCTCACCCTTACTTCCTGGCTCCCAGAATTTTGCTAACTCTGACTGCTCTTTCTGCATCccttcttactcttttttttttttttttaaatacatatacatatatatgcattgagttttatttatctttttttaaattttcggctgcactgggtctttgttgctgtgtgggcttttctcgagttgcagcgggtgGGGGCTCCTCCCcggttgcagtgctcaggcttctcactgcagtggcttctcttgttgcagagcacaggctctagggcacacgggcttcagcagttgcagtgcatgggcttagctgccctgaggcatatgggatcttagttcccagaccggggatcaaacctgtgtccctgcactggcaggcagattcttaaccactggactgccagggaagtcccctttcttcctctttgtgtCCTTCAAATCCAGGCcctttgggacgcctctccagtctATCCACACCATTTCCAGGGTTGTGGTCCCTCCCATGCACCCAGAAACACCCAAGGCCAACAGCAGCCTCTGATTTCTGCCTCTTCCTCATGCCTGGGCTCTGTCCCCTTGGTTTCTGCCCCTGCTCAAGTCCATCGTTTGCTCCCAGGACTGGATCCTCAGCCTCCTCTCTAGCTTCCAGTCTGGCCTCTGTGGCCCTCTGCTCACACACTCTCCATGGCTCCTGTTGCCTGCCACAAGATGTCTAAACGCCTCTGCCTGTCATGCAAGGCCCTGCACATCTTCCCTGgcagcctccagcctcctctccttCCGTGTCAACTGTGGCATTCCCTGAATGACCATGACACATTGCTCATCACCCTGTGAGTACATATGTCTCAGCAGTCACAGGCATTGGGTCAAGAAGGAAGGGACAAGGCTGGAGGGAGAAGAGACCGTTCAGGAGCCTCTTCCCAGCCCCGGAAATCCTGAGAGGCCTACTCCCAAGTCCAGGTACACTTGGGGCCTCAATGCCAGCTCAGAATAAAACAGGAAGAGGTCAGTGAGtgaataaatgtaaatatgtatCCCTAGTTTTTACATTTTCCCACCCTCCTTTCAGCCTCAGAACTCCTACACATCCCTCAGCCCCACTCCAGTGCCCCCTCCTTCAGGGAACTTCCATCACTGTTCCTCTAGGCTCTCCCACCCCAGATACCTTCTTTCCCAGTCCTGGCTCTGAGTCAAAAGGCTAGTGTTCACAGGAAGTGAGAGCAATGGGGACTCTAGTAGGGCTCAGTAGACACAGCAAAGagtcaccaggctcccctgagcTGTAGGGGGCGGGGCTCACCTCGAttgatcctctggagcaggaaccCCCGGACAACATCCTCGTAAATCCCCTCGATAGTCAGGGCAGGGCTGCCCACAGCAAGGACTTCCCCTTCAAACTTAAGCAGCTCCTGGAACCGAAGCAGGTGAGGGGCTGAGCTAGAGGAGTGGGCTGTGCGTGACATGGGTTCCAGCCCCAGCTTTGTCACTGATTAGCCAGGGAaatctgggcctcagtctcctcatctttaaaatgggctcCTTCCCCAGCTTTGtcactgattcagttcagttcagttgctcagtcgtgtctgactctttgcgaccccatggactgcagcacgccaggcttccctgtccatcaccaactcccagagtttactcaaactcatgtccattgattagCCAGGGAaatctgggcctcagtctccttatctttaaaatggactCCTTGACTCATTATCCCCTTGGTTGTTGTGGGGATTGGTGAAATAAAGCACATCACAGCTCAGTGGGAACAGTATAGGTGTTCCTGCTGGGTCCCCTCACAGCCACCGCCTGCCTGACCCCTGCTGCAGACCACTTTCCAGCACCCCTAAGCCGTGTGTAGGCAGGTGCCTGGGACCTCTTCCCTTGTCTACCTCCTACCTCCTTGCTTGCCAAGCTCCAGCCACACTCGCCTTCTCAGTTTTCCGACATACCAGAAACGGATCTACCTCAGGACCTATGCACGTGGCAAAGAACACCCTTCCCCTGAGTATGGCTCATGCCTTTGGTTCACTGCTTCTTAAGCATCATCTTCCCAAAGACAGCCTCCCTAACCACTCAgaaccctccccacacacacagtcctccctgcttcctcctttctctgaAGCCTCTATCACCTGCTGACATGTGATACATGGGTCCCCATGCCAGCTCTCAAATGGCAGACATCGAGCACTGTCATGGGAGAAGCAGAGGACATTATGGGAGCCCAGAAGAGCCCCAGCCTCGGGGCTCAGGGGACAAAAGTCTTTATGCATCAAGGTGGCTCTATGATGCTTGGTTGTTCTGTAGGGCCTGTCCCCCATCAGCTCACCGCTTTGCAGCTCGGCTCCAGCTGGCTCAACACGAAGGGCAAGAAGATGCAGAGCAGCCAGCCGTGGATGAACCTGCTCCGCGCCGAGCTGCTATCCGACTGGAATTTCTGCATGACACACACAGCAGCTGGTCCCCCAGCCACCTGAACAGTCAGGCccattgccacgccctcctcgcAGACCTCACCTTCAGCACGCGCCCCCTGACTTTCTCCAGCTGCTGGGTGGCCTGGTCACAGTCCAGAGTCGTGGTCAGACACTGGTCAGCCAGCTGTAGGAAGGTGGTCACGGCGTCAGCCATGAGCTGTGGGAGGAGATGCTGAGATGAGCCTTGGAAATTGATGCTCTTTCTGGGCCCTGCGCCTGCTCAGTTGAACCCTTCTCAGTATCCAGCCTGCCCTGACCAGCTACCTACCCCCAGGCTCCTTCTTGTCCCAAGATGCAGTACCcttgagacttccttggtgattcagtggctaagacATGAGCTCCCATGAGGaggcctggtttgatccctgatcagggaactaggtctcACATGatgcaagtaagagtttgcatgGCACAACTGAAGAttcccatgtactgcaactaaggATCCTATGTCCACAACTAAGAttgggaacagccaaataaataaatatttataaatacaatttaaaaaagacaaatatagcaCTCTCTTCCTCTCAGGACCTGGGCCTCATCCAGTCAGTGCCAGGAGGCCCAGCATGGGGAGCAGAGAGTTGTCCAGGGTCCAGGCTCCATGACTGAGCTCTCTTGTGCAGTACGCAGACCGAACAACCGGGCCAGGCAGTACTGGGTCTTCTCaagctctgtctctctccctcaccaTGTCCATTAGCAGGTCCCATCCCCTTGGCCTTCAAAACCCCTGGCTTCTCTCCACCAACCTGCTCTGGTTCAGACCTCCTTGCTTCCATTCCTGCCACCAACAGCCACTGCTCCCCATGGCAGGCAGGGCTTTCTAAAAACCTTTGAATTTGCTCATGCCCCTCTCCTGCTCACGCACTGGCTGTAGTTCCCATTGCCCTTGAAAAGAACCCAGCCCCTGCAGCCCCATTACTCAAGGCCCTGATTCATCTGCCTCCCCACCTCTCCATCATACCTCTCACATCATTGCCCGCTCTTGAAATCTACAACCCAATGTCTCTAAATTTCTTTACTTTCCCAAAGGTGGACAAGCTCTCTCACCTCCCAGGGCTTCGCCACACTGTTCATTATACCCAGGACATACCCTGTTCCCATTCCTCCCGTGGCTGCCCCAGCCTGGCAGTCCTCTCCTCCTGGAAAATCTCCCCACCCTGGAGATGGATCAGGTGTCCCCTCAGGGTTCTCATAGCACCTCGGGTGTCCCCATCACAGCCCTGTCCATCAGATGTGGTTACTGCCTGCTCATGAGTTCATGTCTGCGTGACACTGGGAGCCCGGCCAGGGAGGCTCAGGTCTGTCTGGGTCATTGTGGTCTCCTCAGCACACACGTAGCGCCTGTTAGGTAGGGGCTGCCATCCTTGCCTCGTCTCCTCCCAGCCTCCCACCAACCCTTACCTGCTGCGCGAGATCCTGGGCCCCAAACACTAGGCTCTGTGTTCCAAAGAAGCCAAACGGTGCTGCCAGCTGCCCCAGCTGCCCCCGGCTCCTCTTGGCCTCTCGGTAGCAAATTTGCATCAGCTCTGGGTCCCATGGCATCTCCCCAAATGAGTACACCTGCATTCCAATGAGAGTCCAGTGAGAAAAACACCACCAGTGGAAAAGCAGGGCCAAGGGCCACAGAGCCCATTCATTGAAGGAGAAACACAACTGGAAACACATCCAAACTCAgttgtcaccaaaaaaaaaaaaaaacccacaataaaGGTGAGGTATGGTGTGATGGACACAAAATggtgaaacttgaaaaaaatgaggggaacacatgtaaatccatggccgattcatgtcaatgtatggcaaaaaccattacaatattgtaaagtaattagcctccacctaataaaaatagatgaaaaaataaataaataaaatttaaaaaaaagaaaaaaatgataatgtgGTGATGGCGAGACTGAGGGGAAATGGGCATGCCCAGCCCTCGTTCCCCCAATGACATCACCTGATGTTCTCTTTGTGCTGGATCCTGAGGCTGCAGAAGTGGAATAATCCAAAGTGGTATTTTCCCTCAAATTGCTCACGCAAAAGTTGGAGGAGACAAGAGTTTAAACAAACAACTACAGTGGTGCGTAAATGCTCATATGAGGAGGGAAGCATAAGCAGCCGCAGCTGCAGAAAGGGCCAGGAAAATTTCTGGAGGAGGTGATTATGAAACGGAGGTGTGAAGATTACTAAAGGGAgcgttagtgttagtcactcagttgtgtctgactctttgagaccctatggactgtagcccaccaggctcctctgtcaatgggattctccagtcaagagtactggaaacCTCACTTAAAATGAAGTcgtgggagttccctggcagtctggtggttgggatttggcactttcactgccacggcccaggttcagtccctggttaggaaactgagatcccacaagtcgAGTGGCtgggccaaataaataaataaaatgaagccaTTAAACCCTAAAGGGAGAGCTCTCATGCACTGCCACTCCTTGCCCTCTGCAGACTCCaaacagggaaaagaaaattacTGGTTTACCACTCCCACAGGAGGAAGATTTTCTCCTTACCCAGCAACAGCCTCAACCAGTGAGAAACTACCACCACTCAGCCAATGAGAAAGTGTCACCATCCTGAACTACTGCTTTCCTTCAAAGTCACCCCTCCCaacttcctcctttttctctatAATGTTCCTCCCCTTTGTTAGACTTGCCTATGGTTTTGCCCTAGCTTGCATGTCCCAAATTGCAATGTGggggctgtctctctctccctaaagtgttttgttggtaaaataactggctttttcattttaaaggtcAACAGACACTTAATGAGTTGAATGTTTCTTAGCATATAGTACGCTCTCATTTCATATCAGAAGAACTGAGCTGACCTGCATAGAGCAGAATTCTGTCTCAGGAGATGGGGTGGGCTGTGGCCAAACAAGTGAATGGGAAGAGGAAGCGTTTTCAGGTAAGGTGACTCCAGATCAATGTTACTAAATCGCTAATCTTGTCCTCTTACTCCTCCCCGCCCATCGTGGCCCACCCTAAGTAAAATGCAGcctagaagaaagtgaaagttcgGAGATTTTCAAAAGATGATTTTCAAACAAGAAAGATGCAAGGTTCACGTGACTCTTCCATAAAGTTAAGACACTGCCCATAGGCCCGATGAACCCAGAGCCCCTGGAGCTCACCTCCTTCCGCAGCTGGGTGCTGGAGGAGCTCCCACGCAGGAGGCGGAACAGGCGGTCCATGCCCTGGGTTAGGAGGGTCCGCACCGCCACGAGTTCGGCTTCCACAGTGCTCAGCAGCGTCTGCGTGATCCGGGGCAGCTGTGCATCCACCTTCCCGCGCAGGCACGACTCCAGGGGGCTCTGGACCTCGGCTGCGAGTGGAAGACACTGGCCTGGATCTCCTCTAGGTGCTCAGCaaatgggagagggaagggggtagCTGTGCGACTATTTGCTCAACAGTGTTAGGAAGATGGGAGCGCAGTCTCTGAGCATCCTCCTCTACCCGATTTTACaaatcagaaaactgaggcttcaaGTGCGATGAAGATCAGCTCAAAAGTCGCATACTGGGAGGCTGAGTCCGGATTCCAACCCAGTTCTCTTTGCCATCTCCGCTGTCTGACCGGACAACCCCCAACCTGGGTCAGACCCGCTACTGCCAACGCTTcggcccctctccccaccaagTGGGTCTGGAGTCTCACCCTCTGCATCCCTGGCTCTCCCCCTTCCCGTGGCCCCGCCCTTCCTCTTGACTCGGCCCTTGTCTCGCCCCACCCTCATCCTAAACCTCAAAACCACGTCCATTCTCCCACTTCGGCCCGGCCTTTCCTTTTCTGGCCCTGCCCCTGCTAGGTCTTCGGGTTCCAGACTATCGGCCCCTACCCCTTACACCCAACCAGTTCCCCTTCTTTCTCTAGGGctcccagccccgcccctcccacTCAACCCCGCCCCTCTAGACCACGCCCCCGAACCGCACCCTTCAGCCTTGCAGCCACGCGCGCCCTCAGCCGCAGCATCTGATCCATGTCTGGGCGGATTGTCTTCTCCAGGGCCGCGAGCAGCTCGTCCTTTTCGGGCTGGAAGGCGCGGAGCCCCGCGGAGGCCCCTGCCAGGACTGCAGCGTGGACGGCATCCAGGAGCTGCTCAGACCAGCGAGGGGACCCCACAAGAGTCAGGGGCGCGGTAGACCGCCAAGACGGGCGGGGATGAGAGGGACGGAGGGACAGACAGGCACAGACAGACGCGCAGAGAAACTGGGCACTCAAGTCCGACTCCTGCCCCCTCCTGACCTCCCGAGCGTCCCTACTCCACCTCTTCGACCCTGTGTCTACCTTGGTCCAGGCCCAGGCCCGGGCGCGGCCTGCTCCTCGCAGGCCGGGCAGAGTCTGGGCTCGCAGCGCTGGCAGCAGCTCCCGCATCAGTACCGAGGTCAGCACCTGCAGGAGAGGTGACCATGGGTGCTTCAGTGGGCCGAGAGGGGTCCTGGGGGTCCCAGGTGCGTCCTGGTGTGGCACTGACCTCAGCGTCGGAGCCCAGGGTCACGTCATCGTTGCCAAATTGGCCGTGTTGTTGCCGGTAGAGCCGTATGGCATCTAGGAAGGCACGGGCTGCCGGCGCTTGACTTCGCTGCAGGACTGAGGGGGGGACTCCTAAGTGTCCACCCATCCCTCCCCTGCTCTCCTCAGGCTGCCTGGCTCCCCATCACTTCAGGAGGAAGCCCTCCACCTCTTCGCCAGGTTCAAACAGCTAGGTCAGCCACTTCCAGACCTTTGCACAAAGAATTGCCCTCCGCAGGAAGCACACCTCCCTAAGACCATCATCAGCCCATAAGCGAGCtttatgttttgttgttcaggtgctcagtcgtgtctgattctttgtgaccttgtgaactgtagcatgccagattcctctgtcctccactatctcctgcagttggCTTAAATGCCTGTCAATGCCAATGCCATTTAGGAAAAGACATCCCCTACAGGCAGTCACCACCCAGTCCTGAGGCGGTCTCCAATTGCCTCTCCAGTTAGGTACATTTGTTCAGTCAACAACCTGCCCAACTGTATGTGTCAATTCTGTTCCTCTTCTTGACCTGGCTGGTCCCTCAGCTTTTTGAGACTCCAGCTTTGACTTCCTCTCCCTGATCCCCAGGCTAAGCTCCCACAGGCCTGTGCCCTCATCACAGCTCTGGCCATGCATTATTGCCTGTttcccctctgtccttccccacgatccattttatagataaggaaaccgaGGCTTGGAGAGGATTCCACAGCCAGCAGGAGCAGAGCCATTTGACCCCAGATTCTGCACCCCACCACTGCCTGCCCTTTGCCAGGACCCACCTGTGCCTCGAAGCCGGATGCCACCTTGCAGGGCTAGTCTCCAAGCACGCTGCGCCTCCCCTGTGGCTGCAGAGAAGCAGAGGTGCTGGCAGAAGGGATGCTGCAGGAACAGGGGGGAGCTAACCGGCCTGTCCAAGAGGGGATCAGGCTCTTCCTGCGTATGGTCTCCTGAAAGCAGACAGAGAAGCTCACGTCTTCATTCACTCATCCCCTTCATTCACCATgaaatacttgtgtgtgtgtgagctcagttgctcaagtcatgtccaactctttgcaaccccatggactgtagccctccaggctcctctgtccatggaatattcgcaagaatactgaaatgctTAGAAGATCCCGATTTCAGCTCAGTCCCAGGAGGAGGTGTGCCCAGGGCAGATATTAATAATCTGTCTCAGCATTCTCCTCAACACGGCGGCCTGGGCAGCCAGCCACCAACAACTGCCTGAACTGGCATGTGATCTGAGCCCTGCTTGCTGGAGGGAGCTGGAGCTAGGCCCAGATTCATACCTGGCCAAACCATTTTCTATCTCTTTGCACAGATTTTCATCACCTAAaaaaaacctcagttttcttacctgtaaaatgggctaaAAAGTGATACCAAAGACATAGAACTGTTGGGAGGACAAAAAtgagtggtggtttagttgctaaattgtgtctgactcttgtgaccccatggactgtagcccaccaggttcctctgtgcatggaattttccaggcaagaatactggagtgggttgccatttccttctctaggggatattccctacccagggatcaaacccaggtctcctaggCTGCCTgtggtctcttgcactgcaggcaaattctttacagacagagacaccagggaagccccaaattaatTAAATTGGGATCTCATAAATCCTTAAGtgttttgttcagattttcagaGTGATATATACACACTGCAGTAAAATACAATAATGCAGAAAGAAGTGGACATTCCTCATCATGCATCCCTTTAATCGCAGCCTCCAGAAATGATAATAACTGTTAACAGTTTGGGGGACATTACCCCAGATTTTAAAATCTGCACAAAGCTGTATGGGATGCATTTTTTAACAGGGTGGAGTTTTCTGACATATAACTGGCCTTTTGGCTCCTGTGTATGTCTGGGATACCTTCAGAGGCTGCACAGATTTCCTTCCTAAGGGTGAGGCCATAGTTTATTTAATCAACCCCAAAGGATGAGTATTTGGGTGAACTCCTGTGTTTTCAACATCATCAACATTTCTGCATATGGTTTTTGTTGCTACATCTTTGCATCATTAAGCAGCAGAATAGCTCTGCAGTGAAGCAAAGGGTGTAATTCTGGCTCTGTCTCTTATGGTATGGTAGTCCTCAGCCACAGTGTCCCCTTCTACGAAATGGGGTGATTAGTGATGGGACTGCCTCCTGGGCAAAGTCAATGAAATGATGCAGGCCCTCAGTCAGATGCATGCCAGCCACTTACGTGCTCCTTACCCTattcagagagagaaggaggaggagtggggaggagggggaggtgaggggaagagaggttggaggggcaggaagaggaggaggatggagggagggagtaaagacaggaaggagggaaggagaaccCTACTGGAAACACTAAACTGAACAATTAGATTCTTAACAAGTCTGTACAGTTTTACTGTCCACCACTGTCCATCTCTCCATATGTTGTTGACACcagatttttatcatttttagccTTTGCTGCTTTGATTCTGGTTTAGTGACCTAACTCCTTCACCCTGACAAGAGTGGGTGTTTCTCTTCCAAGAGACAGAGTGCTCACCCAGAGGCAATGCTGTCCCTAAGGacacttggcaatgtctggagttATATTCGGTTGTCACATGTGGGGTGCAGCATGCTATTGGCATCTgctgggtggaggccagggatacTACTTAACATCCCGTGGTGCCCAGGGCAGCCCTCACTGCAAAAAAA includes:
- the NIBAN3 gene encoding protein Niban 3 isoform X1 yields the protein MGGRPSSPLDKQQQQHLKGQVDTLLRNFLPCYRGQLVASVLRQISRELGPQEPARCQLLQNKKLPRVREHRGPLTQLRGHPPQWQPTFCVLRGDGRLEWFSHREEYENGNRPLGSTTLTGYTVLTSQREYLRLLDALCPDSSRDHTQEEPDPLLDRPVSSPLFLQHPFCQHLCFSAATGEAQRAWRLALQGGIRLRGTVLQRSQAPAARAFLDAIRLYRQQHGQFGNDDVTLGSDAEVLTSVLMRELLPALRAQTLPGLRGAGRARAWAWTKLLDAVHAAVLAGASAGLRAFQPEKDELLAALEKTIRPDMDQMLRLRARVAARLKAEVQSPLESCLRGKVDAQLPRITQTLLSTVEAELVAVRTLLTQGMDRLFRLLRGSSSSTQLRKEVYSFGEMPWDPELMQICYREAKRSRGQLGQLAAPFGFFGTQSLVFGAQDLAQQLMADAVTTFLQLADQCLTTTLDCDQATQQLEKVRGRVLKKFQSDSSSARSRFIHGWLLCIFLPFVLSQLEPSCKAELLKFEGEVLAVGSPALTIEGIYEDVVRGFLLQRINRELKKALGARNMSCILDDCSEEPWDQAEADVETEARRGICSRQPGPSTEV
- the NIBAN3 gene encoding protein Niban 3 isoform X2; amino-acid sequence: MGGRPSSPLDKQQQQHLKGQVDTLLRNFLPCYRGQLVASVLRQISRELGPQEPARCQLLQNKKLPRVREHRGPLTQLRGHPPQWQPTFCVLRGDGRLEWFSHREEYENGNRPLGSTTLTGYTVLTSQREYLRLLDALCPDSSRDHTQEEPDPLLDRPVSSPLFLQHPFCQHLCFSAATGEAQRAWRLALQGGIRLRGTVLQRSQAPAARAFLDAIRLYRQQHGQFGNDDVTLGSDAEVLTSVLMRELLPALRAQTLPGLRGAGRARAWAWTKLLDAVHAAVLAGASAGLRAFQPEKDELLAALEKTIRPDMDQMLRLRARVAARLKAEVQSPLESCLRGKVDAQLPRITQTLLSTVEAELVAVRTLLTQGMDRLFRLLRGSSSSTQLRKEVYSFGEMPWDPELMQICYREAKRSRGQLGQLAAPFGFFGTQSLVFGAQDLAQQLMADAVTTFLQLADQCLTTTLDCDQATQQLEKVRGRVLKKFQSDSSSARSRFIHGWLLCIFLPFVLSQLEPSCKAELLKFEGEVLAVGSPALTIEGIYEDVVRGFLLQRINRDVETEARRGICSRQPGPSTEV